In one window of Myxocyprinus asiaticus isolate MX2 ecotype Aquarium Trade chromosome 43, UBuf_Myxa_2, whole genome shotgun sequence DNA:
- the wdr74 gene encoding WD repeat-containing protein 74, producing the protein MAANSQMCSIWLGSETGILKGVSLIKKQAFNFCEMSCLSRDQEVCVMAWGDTHESEVLVGSVNGTVKTFSTDKGIFTGSRECGDPSQGRFTGLAVTDSSLITCVESGLLKVWKEGSTDTVEVNVGNGICRMRQNPSQRHCVATGGKENPLKVWDLERPDKPIFTAKNVAHDWLDMRVPVWVRDIGFIPDSDKIVTCTGHHQVRVYDPSTSQRRPVMEAKFGEYPLTALSLPASQGTVVVGNTHGQLAILDLRKGLVCGCLKGLAGAVRGLQCHPSLPLVASCGLDRFLRVHSLEDCSLQHKVYLKSRLNCVLLSRRELESSSVDVTGDVEEVKAEEEEDEVWDTMQTVTEKTKKRVAQNNEAAVSRVEDKKKRKVAKK; encoded by the exons ATGGCTGCCAACAGCCAAATGTGCTCAATATGGCTTGGATCTGAAACGGGTATATTAAAAG GGGTGAGTCTCATCAAAAAGCAGGCGTTTAACTTTTGTGAGATGAGCTGTTTGAGTCGAGATCAGGAGGTGTGTGTGATGGCATGGGGAGATACACACGAATCAGAG GTGCTGGTGGGTAGTGTAAATGGCACAGTGAAAACATTCAGCACGGATAAGGGGATCTTTACAGGGAGCAGAGAATGTGGGGATCCTTCCCAAGGCAGGTTTACAGGACTGGCAGTAACTGACAG TTCTTTGATCACGTGTGTGGAGTCGGGACTTCTGAAAGTGTGGAAAGAAGGCAGTACAGACACA GTTGAAGTAAATGTTGGAAATGGAATTTGCAGAATGCGACAAAATCCCTCACAGCGTCATTGTGTGGCTACAGGGGGGAAGGAGAACCCTCTCAAAGTGTGGGACCTGGAGAGACCTGATAAACCAATATTCACAGCCAAAAAC GTGGCCCATGACTGGTTAGACATGCGAGTAcctgtgtgggtgagagacattGGCTTTATCCCAGACTCGGATAAAATAGTAACATGTACTGGACACCACCAG GTGCGAGTGTATGACCCCTCAACATCCCAGAGGAGGCCAGTGATGGAGGCCAAGTTTGGAGAGTACCCCCTCACAGCACTCTCTCTCCCTGCCAGTCAGGGTACAGTGGTTGTGGGTAATACTCACGGGCAGCTCGCCATCCTGGACCTCCGGAAAG GGCTTGTGTGTGGGTGTCTCAAGGGTCTGGCAGGGGCAGTGCGGGGGTTGCAGTGCCATCCATCTCTCCCATTGGTGGCCTCATGTGGTTTAGATCGTTTTCTGAGAGTACACAGCCTGGAGGATTGTTCCTTACAACACAAG GTGTATCTGAAGTCACGACTCAATTGCGTGCTGCTCTCAAGAAGAGAACTGGAG TCATCTAGTGTTGATGTTACTGGAGATGTCGAGGAGGTAAAagcagaggaagaggaggatgaggtTTGGGATACCATGCAAACAGtgactgagaaaacaaaaaagagggTCGCCCAGAACAATGAAGCAGCTGTTTCCAGGGTAGAAgacaaaaagaagagaaaagtAGCAAAGAAGTGA